CGTAAACCCGTTTTGGGATCTCTTCCCCGGCGTGATCAGAGAGTCAAACGGATCAAACCCAGAATCCGTTTTCCGATCGGGCTTCGAATTGCTCGACGGCTCCGCCTTGCTCTGGTCAGGAATTTGCGTTTTCTTCTGATCAAGAATCTGCGCTTTCTGAGGCGAAGGCCTGGGATTTGGGGAGGCGACCGAAGAATTCGAATTCGAAATGGGAAGGGGTTTGGGATTCGATTGGGGAGTCTGCTTAGGGCGAGTGAGGACCGAATCGGCGGTGCCGGAGAAAGAAGACGATCCCAAGACTCGGCCTTGGCCCTTGAATTTAGCGGAGGAGGAAGACGAGAAGGTGGTCTTCATGAAGCCCTTGAACTTGTCTTTCATGTCGTCCATGTCGGTTAATGAAAGAAGAAGAGAGCTAAATCAAGTCAACGATTGATGCGCAGCGGAATCGGGAGAGGAAATTAGGGTTAGAAAGGGGGATTCTTGATCAGGGGAATGGGGGAGTGGATTAAGCCTAAGGAAAAGCGTGGATTAAGAATGGGGGAAGCGTGGCGGTCTGGATTGGATTGGACTGTACTGGTTGACTTTCGCTCGCTTGGCCGGGGTTTGTTGGATAATTTTCCCCGCCAAACGCCCTTGCGACCTTGTTGACAGGCGGGTTTCTTTCCctgtcaatttttttatttttaattcagttAAACCACCTCATTTACAActtaatttagtatcgaattcgccattcgTTATTTAACAGATTTAAACATTAAACATCTAACTTACAAGTTATTCAATACTTCTTTCTTTTATGGAATTTATTTAATACTTCTGTTTATATTTTAGTTAGTCTTCTTCACCGCAAATACTCGTAATCAAGAATGAAGCTAAAAATATTCTTTAGGACGCCGACCTTATGCATGATGGCGTATTGACGTGCACATCGATGGCATATGTATGATGGCGTATTGAAATCGATATTGCCATCTCGAAGCAACACAAATTTCTTCTGTGTAAACTTGTTCATGTTCAATAAACCACAGCCCCAAATCCAGAAGATAAAAGATTAAATCAATGTCAGCATGAGGTGCCGCCATACTAATTCGAATCGTCTTCTTCCTCACAAAATAACTCGGTGATGGTTTAGCTCAGAAGCTAAGTTGAGCTTGAGAAGATACGATTGAATATCAGAGTGCGCTACAAACAAgactacaaaatagaatataATTTGACAAACAAGAATGCTGAAACGACTACAAAACTCCAAGAGACTACATTatgattaacttattttcaACTAAATAACAAGTATGCTATATATAATAAACTAACCCTAACCTTAAAAGGTAAGAAAATGAAACCTTAATGTTAACGGGCTAAGCCCAAAAAACCCAACTTTAAAGTAAAcctaaatactaatattttccaacagaTACTTCCTCCTCCTCTAGACAATTGCTTTCCATTCAACACCAAAATCGACGACGACAGCCTTATGTGCATTGTTTTTATTTCTGGCATTGAACACCCGGAACTGTAGCGTTTACGTGTAGTAGTGTTCCGAGTGTCCATCTCAGGCCATTCCGGCAATGAATTCCTTTGTGCTGTCAAGGCCCAAGGAACATACTTTTTCGGCCAACGTATTTATCCATGCATCTTCCCACCGATTATCACTAGCAATCATTCACACAAGCATGACGATAAGCCTGATGTaaattggaagaagaaaaacctTCCTCGCCTGGATAGGGAGTTATACAATGCCTGGTGTTCCGAGTATAGGGCGCGCGAAGAGAAGCGATAGCAACTGGAGTGGTGATACCAGTCAAGATGATCAGACTCATGGCGATGGGCGAGATCTAAacagttttagggtttaggacaAGAACTAATTATAACTTATAACAAAATAAGGATTTGATTACAAATCCACAATCATGCATAGACTTCCTATGAAATCATGGCCATCTCCAGAGCCAGTTTGCTAAGAACAGAACCCCCCAACCAACAAGCTCCAACCCGAGACCTATGAGTAAGAAAGCAACTGAATTCCAATGTTCTTCTGAAAGAAAATCGCTTTCCACCTTTCAGACAGCAGAAGCTAGCTCCTTACAAATGGAGAGGGTCGTGACCGATACATGAAGTGTGGGGGATGACTCGGCTCAGGGAGCTTACCTCTACGCTAGGTTTACTAGAACCCTACAAATGCAGACAACAGCAATGTGCATTCGACACAACCGACCGCTGTCCTAGACTGCCCCCTTTCTTCCCTAAGCAGCCAGCTAGATTAGATGCTTGGCCTATTTGCTTAGCAGGAGGCCAAGCTCCAGTTTTGTGGCCTCCTTCTACATCCATACCACTATGCCTTCTATGGTTATAACACAATTCTAATAGAACATCCAATGTGTTCCTTCCATCAGCACAAGCTTAACGAGTGAACGGAAACTAAGTTCAGGctaaaaacaaaaggaagagACATAGTAAGTCGTTACAGAAGCCTAACGGAAAATGTTAACAGGCTACACGGATAGTGCTTATTGTTATTTATGGCACCTTAATCTCTAGTCTATCCAGATCAACAATTGAATAGAAAAAGGACAGTACGCGTTTGTTCCCGATCGATTCCTGTAAATTAAATAACTACTGGATCACCACAAATGAAAAAATTTATAAAGTTATTAAACACCTAATTGGGGGTACTTACAGCCATAATCACTCATTCAACCTCACAAATCCAAATGCAATCTAAAGTTCTAAACTAATCAATACCTAAATTACAAGTTATATCCAAATAATCTAAACTCggtctccaaaaaaaaaaaaaaacaaacaaataaaaatgtatgTAGATGAAGACGACTCAAATATTGATATCAGATAATCGTACTAGCAACACCCAGAAATTCACAGACGGATTAGTAATTTCCAAGTGCCAGATTAAACACAGAAATTCCGAAATCCGATATAAACGAAATCCAAATAATCAATCATCGAAACACAAAATAAGCTAAAAGCTTGGAAATCGAAATGCAAACCGAGTGGAATCAGTCGCGATTCTTCAAGCGCTCCACGCGCTGGTTCAGCTGCTCGATGCGGACGACGAGGTGGGTGACGGTGTAGAGGAGCCAGTAGAAGATCAGTGCGGCGGCGATCAAGAGCGCGTTGCGCTGGCTCTTCATGATCGACTTCTGGTGGCGGAGGTACTCCGAGGGAGTGCAGGAGTCTCCATCGCAGCTCGGGCGAGTCTCGTACTTCCAGTAGATGTCCATGAGCAAGAAGAGGCAGAACGGCACCACCGACAGAAACGGTTTGAGGAGATTACGGGTGACGGTGACGAGGCCTTTGCGGAGGCCGTCGAGGCCGGGGATCGTGAGAAGGAGCACCATGATCGCCTCCGCGGCAGCGGCGTAGCCAAGGACAACCCACTCCAATGCCATCGGATCTCTGTGCTGCTCGCTTTCCGGTTCTGGTTTTTTGGGAGATTTCAGAAATATGCTTTGCTTCGCGAGTAAGGACTTCTCTCGATTTCCCTCAGCGCCTTAAACAGGACCGACGAAATTGGAAGCTGGAGGAAATCCGACACGTGGCAGCTTGTTGCTTGAACCGGTGGACTTTCGTCATACAGTTGGAAACGATCTGCAGTTAggccccaatttttttttctttacctttTGAGTCAATTCGGCCCAGCCCAAGTTTATATGGTCAGTTAGGCCCGACCCAAGTTTTGGGTTAGTTGGATACATAGGCCTAGTTTAGCATACCGCGTTAGTCATCGGATTAGGCCCTTTGTACAAAgggattttcattttatttttttaaatggggattAGGTGTGGGGTTTACTTTACATCGAATCTCAATGATCTGAATCGTTTATTTTGTTACTCTCGATTCATAAATCATTCTagcaaaaatttaattcaatccgaaaccatttgtctatttaattattaagatcaaatttcattgattcttatataacaaagtattcgttcatttctttgaactcaattagatgtcttaaatatttccgatttggctaatattttgcaaggatcaTCTATGAGATACAACTTAAAAAATGGACGATTCAAATTGTTAAAATTCAATGTGGTgtggaccccacaactaatctttatttttatataataaaaataaaaatctttttCCTTAAAGGCTTCCGTCATCAGATACTGCTATGTAGTACCAATCCATTGCTTGGTATCATCTGTATTACATAAGAACCGAACAAATTACGAACCCACCTGTTTTATATGACCGTTACCCACTAATTTTTATACACCACAAAATCTATGTATGATGAGTCGGTCGATAACGAAAACACGCTCGCTGCTTTCTCGATCCCTCTCTTGCGAATCCTCTTCCCGTTGCTTGCGTTTGCCATGGTCTTCCTCAagaatttctcctcctcttcttcttcttttgtatcttattttatttatcgtCTTGTGGGCAGCTGCTTTGTCATTTTCATAACTCGGACATCCACTTAAAACAGTGGGCAGTTGCGGAGTACCCTTTTGTCCCGTCCATGACACGTCACTTTGATTTTGTACATAATATTAGTCTAAACCTTTTGATCACACAACTGAACTCTTCTAACTTAATGATTTTTAGTCTAAAGTTTACTTTTACCGATATTGGATTTAATCAAATCTTAATTCACCGATTAATCTTATCAATCAAACTTATTCTAATCTGCCACCTTAATTTGTCACAACTATTGTCCCTCCGTGACTGCTTTTATCTTTGTCCCCTTTATTTGTTAACCATATGTCGGACACAGTTTCTACCTTATGTAGAATATGCTTTCATCATTCATGATTTTCTGCAGACACATATTATATTGTACATGTATATACATCTACATATATGTTTGACCACCTCAATTATTACCCTAATAAAAGTTCACCCTctcatctatttttttttatagattaaCCCCTTGAATTACTTAAAATGAGCCACTTTGCCCTTTACGGTTAGATTCAATTAAAGTTCATCAACTTTGTCATTAACACTAGCCTGATTTAACTCTCAAAAGTGAATCACGTGATGGTCGCATAAATAAGGtaggggtattttcgtcattttaatagtgtttttttaatagtttttcttttgtggtttttttttttaataattagtaccttacaataggctagtaataatgtgattcaatcagttggtCATTAAATATTACTTTCTCTATTTTTGAAcaagttcaaaacatcttaagaggcctGTAataccggttataaaaaaagtttttcccacacggataataatatgattaaattagttgtcaaatgttttttttttttgtttgaacaaacgtatctacattaaggggaatgagtgggcttagtctcacaatgagctagaaataatgtgatttaatcaattgtttattaaatattattttctctatttttaatataaattcaatagagaccgattttattatatgATTCATCtgctttaattagtttatgaggggtttctccTAGCATGATCCAAGATtgttcatttacttcaaatatttgacttttcttttgtcaatttacgcagaaatacatttaaaatgtgtaagtaaCGCATAGTACGccgtaattcaaaaaatatcttcGGCACACGCATGAAGGCTAGTAGTTTATTAAATGTACTAGAATTTctcttatatattattataaagAACGAAAAAATAGTTTATTCATCTTCATTAGTACGTGAAGTTCCAGTTTTGAATATCGTGAATGATGAGTTCGATactgaattatttttttcattttattttttaatagaattatAACGTTAGTGGGTTAGATAGATAGTAATTATTTCTCCAccttttaattatataataccattgtataaaaatatatctaaataaataaacaccGGAAAGCAAGACCGATGAGAGAGTCAAATTCGCATCACTCAGTCATTTACCTGGAATCCGCTTCCTACTTAATTATCTATTAAACATCATCCAGCATGTGAGGGAGACTTTGATTCCTTTTGGTGTTCGTCCCTTATCTCTAAAAGTTGCTCACCACCACTGATTTTGTTTGCCCATTGAATTTTCTAGGGAAGAAAAGGGCACTGGAGGGAGACTTGAGGTGACTGCTTTAGTGGAGAATGCCATAGCTTAGGACATCCCGCTATAGATCAAAAGGAAAGGACAAACTAAGTAATGGTGATGGTTATTATCTTAtctattatttttatatgagtttaaattttgagatctgTATAGTGTACAAATAcaaatttctaaatttaaatgcattcaaaataataaataaggTGATGAACATTACCAACCTTCAACTGTGACTAGAAAAATGCACTCAATAAATTGGGTTGGGCGATTGGCTTACATGCATATTCATGTTCTCGTCAACTCACAGAGACTAAAAGCAGGAGTTAAAGTTATGAGGTGTATACACGCATACATTCATATATGCATGGATTAATTAGATTGGATTTTTCGATGGCAATTGTTGAGATAAAGATCATAGGAAGGTTCATAAAATTCTGTCCAAGTAGATTAGGACAGAAACGAAAATTCCTATAGCCTATTAGGGGCTAAAAGCAACATCAGAAGGGTTTGGGCTAAAAGCAACATCAGAAGGACACAAACcatgtaagagagagagagagagagagagagagagagagggagggaaggTTCTGCACGGTTGATGAATATATATTCTACTTAGTCTAGTGGCATCCTAATCTTACtcttaatttcttaattattgGCCAATTGAATTTGAATCCACGCCTAattgtgcttttaaaatattaGTTGGTCGTTTGTACTGAAAGCATTTTATATCAGACAACTTTGCCTTAATCATTGTTGCTTTGGATCATCATTAAATATTTCTTATATCCAATATTATCTTTATTGGGTAAGTTTTTTAGCGTAATTGTATGACACTATATCGGTATCACTAATTTAATCATGTTATAACACgtatatttatatgttaataTTATACAACTTAAGTTCAAGACATATCAAGCTTGTCGTGTACTCATATTATGATATGTGGATGAGTAGTAACACCGAGTGTTGATCTCACCTTCACGGTGAACAATTTCCTCATTTTCTTGACCAATTCTTTGTTCTTGAATGTTAGGCGGAGCAATGCAGAATCAAATATGAGTTGGTGGATTGCAGAAACCTACTCTGCTCAGATGCTAACACTTAAACCAGGCCCATAGCACTGAGATTGAAGATTGGAACTGCAGAATtaataaactttgaatttgcatgaaattattttactttaaacttttatatgaaAAGTTGCCCACTGTATAAAAAGTCACCAAAAGTCCCATAATGCCCAACAAAAGCAATAAAGAACAGCATCACAAAGAATACTTTTCTCAGAAGTTGATGCTGTTTAACGAGTTTTAACGCAATAGAAATGTTGCTTCTTTAGAACCGAAATGTTACATGTTTGAATTATGAAAATAACTTCTTTACAAAGCAAGAGTAAGACTATGTACGATCAACATCCCCAGACGATCCTCGTAAAGTTGAAAGCTTTATTAGCTCAAGATTGCCCTTTTAAGAGTAGTTAAGTGGGATTAGTAGAGGAATCTTTGagccttttttttcttattattgatCAAGGTTTACATTTCACTTGTTTCAAGGTTGCCCTTTATacatctttcttcctttctatcCATCCTCACTGTTCTTTTGCAAAAGGCAATATGCCAGAAACTACTACATCAAAGAGAGAGAGCAAATGTAGGCAGAGAGAAGAAGTTGAATTtcgaagcaaaaaaaaaaaaaaaaaaaaaaaaaaaaaaaaaaaacaacaacaacgagACACCAAAAGACAGCTAAATTACCAGGCTTAGCTAGGAACATTTGCTCTGCTTTCATCCAGAACTATCCACAATctgcattttatttatttacaaccTGCACAGTTTGTAAAAGAGTTTAATAAGAATTATGATCTTGTATCGTATTATTTGGGAAAGGATTACATAAATTCCTATGGACATcatcatgatttttcaaatttaatataCATTGTTACATGTAgagttaaaataaataacattgcaTTATTGAACTGAAACATCATAATTCATATAAGTCTCTTTCGTATACTCAGGCTTATAGGGCAAAGTGGGGTCCGAGAGCAGAGAAAGAGCTTTGATTTGTACCTTTTTGATGACAGTCCAATTTTTTCCAGTAGTGGGAAACAACTACGGTGAGCAGTGCAGCGGCTGCTACGATTCCGATGAGTATTGCAAGTGTCTTGTCAACATCGTCATTGTTATCGTCATCGTTATCGTCATCATCATGATCTAAagcagaacaaaaaaaaaaaaacaaaaaaggaaacaagAACATCAAACACTACGTAAACAGTTCACCTTTATGCACGTACAGCAAACAGATTAAAGTAACAATCATGCAATAAAATCAATGATTAATATGGTGATTCGATACAATTAAGCTTGGTTGATGAGATTTTGATATATTGGCGgaatctatttttattaaaaaaataatacaaatatagtATAAAAGATATAATTAGAGTAAAATTACTCGGACTTGCTTCAAGTACTCTGAATATCACTACTTTCATGCTAAAGTAGTAAAATGGGTCTCATTTATCCTATTGACATGCAAACTAAAAAGGAAACTATGAGCTTTTTGAAACACGAGAAAGTCCTATTATTTACCATATAACCTAATCTTAGGCATCTTtacgttttctttttttttttttttacaaagttCATTTAGCAAAAAATACCATTGACATTAAAAGTGCCTAAAAAATAATCATCACACACTCATCttctatataaaataaaaaataaaaaaatacatgacAATTAAGAATGTCGATAACAATTTCCCCATCCAACGTCCCatcatgaaaagaaaagaagaacatATTCATGCGTGATGTTTATGCAATGAGAGCCAAAGTGCTCAATACTTGGTCTCCTAAACTGCAAATCCATCATCGATCAAACTGAACGTAACAACCACTCTGAAAAACAAAGTACTTGAATATTCCTAATCACCACCAAACACCTCCCTTAGCAACACATACACAACACGAGcataattaattagtacattAAACCAAACCTACTCACTAATTAAATACACTAATAcataaaaacgaaaaaaaggagagaataaTCAGAAGAAAAGTGAATTTACCAAAACAACCATTCAGAGAATAAATAACCAAAAACCAGAAGGAGGAAACCACCATCCAGGGTGGCGAAACATCTTACCATGACCGTCGTTCGAGTTATATCTACTTTCCGAGTAGCGCGCGTAGCACTTAGCCAAGAATATGTCGCCCCACGAGCTGGTCCCGCACCCGGACCTGAGCTGTCCGACGGCTCCCGACAGACAATCCTGGCACTCGCTCGGACTCAAATCCCCGACACACTGCGCCACGCCCCGAACATTCCGGGAGCCGCTAACCCTGTATGGCTTGTAGGTCCCATCTCCGGTCCCCAGATTCGCCAGCACGGCATCCAGGTCGGTCAACGCATCCGAGTCAAACCCATTCGACGGCCCACATTTCTTAACCACCAGTGTCTTGTCCTCCACCCCTAAGAACGCCGCGTCGTCGTACTTCACAAAGCAGCCCTCGAACTGCAACGCGCCGCCGCAGGAGTTGACGCATAGGGTGCCGAGTTGACTCACCGCGCGAGTGACGCACTGGGAGCAGTCATTGCTGCTGAGGTCGCCGCGGCATTGGAAGAGGCCGTAAAGGATGTCCTGGGAGCCGGCGGAGCTGCTGCCGGGGAAGGTGAAGTTGTTGTAGGTTGAGAACATGGCTGAGTTGACCAGGGAGGTGAGGACCGAGTTCACTTTCGACTCGTAGGGCGAACCCGGAAGGTATTTTGTCTGGGAACAGCCGCTGAAGACGAAGGAGGTGGTTGCGGAGGATGATGGAGTTGCGAGGAAGGAAACAGTGAGTAGGAAAACAAATCCAGAAGACATCATGATTTGAGTTGTGATGTGGTGGCTGCAGCAAgttagaagagagagagaaagagagaagtggGAAGAAATATAGGGTTTTTGAATTATGAAGTGTGAAGATTCAAGGGGTTGTCAATGGAGTGCTTTCAAGTAACAAATTGGAAAGGAGTAAACTGCAGCACCTCTTttagtttgtgtgtgtgtgagagaaagagagataaagaggatgtatgtgtgtgtgagatagatagaggaagagagaaagagaggtaaGGTTGCTTTGGGGGGAATTTACGTAAGGGAGTGAGAAACTCGATGGTTTGGTGCATATATGAATAATGATGGATTATTTTGAAGCCAAAAGGCTATGGGTTGGATGAGCGTGACTCACTAACGAGTAATCTTTTCCAATGTAACAATCCAGCGTTCTCTTTACGTTATGTAAtcatacatattatttattaatacaaaaaattatttatgtacATGTATTTTCTCTTTGTGTAATCCTCCATTTGTttgttcattgatttttttttacgagTTTAAAAATGAccatataaagaaaaaattgttgtTGATATTATACTCTAGTAATTTAGGATTCGTTTAGAAATGctttgcttttaaaatgactgaaactGCTTTGGTTATATtaattttggattccaaaagcacttaaaatgctttTTAGAATAAACGACAGACATGTGCTTCTTGCATAAAGTATTCAAGTGCTTTTTAAAAATCaacttgaatttttactaagaattaatttaaaaaacattttctctgaCAAAACTTTCAATCATCCTAAAAACACTTCTACACTAACTCTTAAATTAATCTTTTAAGACTTGAATGAATAACACCATATATGACTATGATCGTCACTAAAAAATTCTTTTCAATCAAACTCGTACTAAAGTAGAGTAATTGATGGTTATGAAGCATGTGGGGTTAGTTAAAAGCTTAGTTGGCTTCAAATTAGTGAGTTTAAAAGTCAATTATGGTTGAGGGGACTGGTTACGGTTGACCACGTCATCATAAAAAAGTAGTCTGCAGGATGACTTTGACTACTTCTACCGGTTGGTCCTCTTCCAATAACACGCAACTTGATTGATTTGTTTTTACGAATCATCGGCTAATGATACTTTTAAAGTTTAAGTAATTTCAAAGAAGGATACTTTTAACATTTAAAGTATGAGATCTTTTGATATAAGCgctttagttttgaattttctagatcaaacatccatgtcttttagtgatttgattaaacttttttttttttttggtcataattttggtgctatatgcacattatattgtaacaaatttcctataatctaACATTTTGATTACACTCTCCTCCGTTAGAGataattgtgaaaaaaaaagttggttagatttaatttattttcacaataatgctacaatttaacaataattatctacgatttaagatattttctttccaaaatagtttaaaatatttttaaatctcccaaaatcaaacgtacaaaaataagtttttcttttagtacgttaaaagaaaataggattgagaataatataaacgtactaatacacaatgtgtacaaaataaaacataccaaaataaaaataatgtaccaacaTTAACAAtatcaaatcaaacgtaccaaaattgcaaataaacatacctacatataatatatatatacatattgtattgtacctaataataattcgtcaacaactatacttaaaaacaaagcaaaaaaaaaaatatatatatatatatatatatatataatttcacaaaaaaaatgaaaa
This Pyrus communis chromosome 6, drPyrComm1.1, whole genome shotgun sequence DNA region includes the following protein-coding sequences:
- the LOC137738166 gene encoding uncharacterized protein, with translation MALEWVVLGYAAAAEAIMVLLLTIPGLDGLRKGLVTVTRNLLKPFLSVVPFCLFLLMDIYWKYETRPSCDGDSCTPSEYLRHQKSIMKSQRNALLIAAALIFYWLLYTVTHLVVRIEQLNQRVERLKNRD
- the LOC137738089 gene encoding plasmodesmata-located protein 6-like, coding for MMSSGFVFLLTVSFLATPSSSATTSFVFSGCSQTKYLPGSPYESKVNSVLTSLVNSAMFSTYNNFTFPGSSSAGSQDILYGLFQCRGDLSSNDCSQCVTRAVSQLGTLCVNSCGGALQFEGCFVKYDDAAFLGVEDKTLVVKKCGPSNGFDSDALTDLDAVLANLGTGDGTYKPYRVSGSRNVRGVAQCVGDLSPSECQDCLSGAVGQLRSGCGTSSWGDIFLAKCYARYSESRYNSNDGHDHDDDDNDDDNNDDVDKTLAILIGIVAAAALLTVVVSHYWKKLDCHQKGCK